The Humulus lupulus chromosome 4, drHumLupu1.1, whole genome shotgun sequence genome has a window encoding:
- the LOC133831559 gene encoding DNA-(apurinic or apyrimidinic site) endonuclease, chloroplastic isoform X1 — protein sequence MNQIQALQFGFKNFLKVVPWILRPGPLVSLRLSASSMSSKRTISSSSKPISAMAEEKTEGKRLKALVDSTPDCVKPVLKENGMESVSVGIASFKDNPETIEKMTVQELRTTLRSNGLSAKGRKSELVSALKLFVEKINGESSQKEEEAECLHEENQVQNVSIVSEVHELRKSNRASKQSGVEANAVQFDLIAVTTKQNSSVESVEVSGGKLSKKKRTMSSETISAKADRKDETSMMQNEPWTMLAHKKPQKDWIPYNPRTMRPPFISSDTKSVKLLSWNVNGLRALLKLDGFSALELAQREDFDILCLQETKLQEKDVEKIACLIDGYHNSFWTCSTSKLGYSGAAIISRIKPLSVKYGLGMEDHDSEGRLVTAEFDSFYLVCGYVPNSGDGLKRLSYRTTEWDPSLSNYIKELEKSKPVILTGDLNCAHQEIDIYNPAGNKRSAGFTIEERQSFETNFLSKGFVDTFRRQHPGVVGYTYWGFRHGGRKTNKGWRLDYFLVSESIADQVHDSYILPDVHGSDHCPIGLVLKL from the exons CCCATTTCGGCAATGGCTGAAGAGAAGACTGAGGGTAAAAGATTGAAGGCTTTAGTGGATAGTACACCAGATTGTGTGAAGCCTGTTCTCAAG GAAAATGGGATGGAGAGCGTTTCAGTTGGAATTGCAAGTTTTAAGGATAACCCTGAAACAATAGAGAAAATGACTGTTCAGGAGCTTAGAACAACATTGAG GAGCAATGGGCTTTCTGCTAAAGGTCGTAAATCTGAGCTCGTATCTGCCTTGAAGTTGTTTGTGGAGAAGATAAATG GTGAAAGTTCTCAGAAAGAAGAAGAGGCTGAATGTTTACATGAAGAAAACCAGGTTCAAAATGTTAGTATTGTTTCAGAGGTCCACGAACTTAGAAAAAGTAATAGAGCTTCAAAACAATCAGGAGTTGAGGCCAATGCTGTCCAGTTTGATCTTATAGCTGTTACAACAAAGCAGAACTCTTCAGTCGAATCTGTTGAGGTTTCAG GTGGAAAGCTCTCTAAGAAAAAGAGAACTATGTCTTCAGAAACTATTTCTGCTAAAGCTGATCGCAAAGACGAAACGTCCATGATGCAAAATGAGCCATGGACAATGCTTGCACACAAGAAGCCTCAGAAAGATTGGATTCCCTATAATCCTAGAACCATGAGGCCTCCTTTTATTTCTAGCGATACGAAGTCTGTGAAGCTTCTGTCTTGGAATGTCAACGGATTAAGAGCATTGTTAAAGTTAGATGGGTTTTCAGCACTGGAACTTGCTCAAAGGGAGGATTTTGATATATTATGCTTGCAGGAGACCAAACTACAG GAAAAGGATGTTGAAAAGATTGCTTGTTTGATAGACGGTTATCATAATAGCTTCTGGACGTGTAGTACTTCAAAGCTTGGTTATTCTGGAGCTGCGATTATTTCCCGG ATAAAGCCACTTTCTGTCAAATATGGGCTTGGTATGGAAGATCATGATAGCGAGGGCCGATTAGTGACAGCTGAATTTGATTCATTTTATCTAGTTTGTGGATATGTTCCTAATTCTGGAGATGGCTTGAAAAGACTG TCATACAGGACCACAGAATGGGATCCATCCCTCAGCAATTACATAAAA GAGCTGGAAAAGTCTAAGCCTGTAATTTTAACTGGTGATCTGAACTGTGCTCATCAAGAAATAGACATATATAATCCTGCA GGAAATAAAAGAAGTGCTGGCTTTACGATCGAAGAAAGGCAATCATTTGAGACAAACTTTTTATCTAAAGGCTTTGTGGATACCTTCAGAAGACAACACCCTGGTGTTGTCGGCTATACTTACTGGGGTTTTAGGCACGGCGGACGCAAAACTAACAAAG GGTGGCGACTTGACTACTTCCTCGTCTCAGAATCCATAGCTGACCAGGTTCACGATTCGTACATTCTCCCTGACGTGCATGGTAGTGATCATTGTCCCATTGGTCTTGTTCTAAAGTTGTAG
- the LOC133831559 gene encoding DNA-(apurinic or apyrimidinic site) endonuclease, chloroplastic isoform X2 gives MNQIQALQFGFKNFLKVPWILRPGPLVSLRLSASSMSSKRTISSSSKPISAMAEEKTEGKRLKALVDSTPDCVKPVLKENGMESVSVGIASFKDNPETIEKMTVQELRTTLRSNGLSAKGRKSELVSALKLFVEKINGESSQKEEEAECLHEENQVQNVSIVSEVHELRKSNRASKQSGVEANAVQFDLIAVTTKQNSSVESVEVSGGKLSKKKRTMSSETISAKADRKDETSMMQNEPWTMLAHKKPQKDWIPYNPRTMRPPFISSDTKSVKLLSWNVNGLRALLKLDGFSALELAQREDFDILCLQETKLQEKDVEKIACLIDGYHNSFWTCSTSKLGYSGAAIISRIKPLSVKYGLGMEDHDSEGRLVTAEFDSFYLVCGYVPNSGDGLKRLSYRTTEWDPSLSNYIKELEKSKPVILTGDLNCAHQEIDIYNPAGNKRSAGFTIEERQSFETNFLSKGFVDTFRRQHPGVVGYTYWGFRHGGRKTNKGWRLDYFLVSESIADQVHDSYILPDVHGSDHCPIGLVLKL, from the exons CCCATTTCGGCAATGGCTGAAGAGAAGACTGAGGGTAAAAGATTGAAGGCTTTAGTGGATAGTACACCAGATTGTGTGAAGCCTGTTCTCAAG GAAAATGGGATGGAGAGCGTTTCAGTTGGAATTGCAAGTTTTAAGGATAACCCTGAAACAATAGAGAAAATGACTGTTCAGGAGCTTAGAACAACATTGAG GAGCAATGGGCTTTCTGCTAAAGGTCGTAAATCTGAGCTCGTATCTGCCTTGAAGTTGTTTGTGGAGAAGATAAATG GTGAAAGTTCTCAGAAAGAAGAAGAGGCTGAATGTTTACATGAAGAAAACCAGGTTCAAAATGTTAGTATTGTTTCAGAGGTCCACGAACTTAGAAAAAGTAATAGAGCTTCAAAACAATCAGGAGTTGAGGCCAATGCTGTCCAGTTTGATCTTATAGCTGTTACAACAAAGCAGAACTCTTCAGTCGAATCTGTTGAGGTTTCAG GTGGAAAGCTCTCTAAGAAAAAGAGAACTATGTCTTCAGAAACTATTTCTGCTAAAGCTGATCGCAAAGACGAAACGTCCATGATGCAAAATGAGCCATGGACAATGCTTGCACACAAGAAGCCTCAGAAAGATTGGATTCCCTATAATCCTAGAACCATGAGGCCTCCTTTTATTTCTAGCGATACGAAGTCTGTGAAGCTTCTGTCTTGGAATGTCAACGGATTAAGAGCATTGTTAAAGTTAGATGGGTTTTCAGCACTGGAACTTGCTCAAAGGGAGGATTTTGATATATTATGCTTGCAGGAGACCAAACTACAG GAAAAGGATGTTGAAAAGATTGCTTGTTTGATAGACGGTTATCATAATAGCTTCTGGACGTGTAGTACTTCAAAGCTTGGTTATTCTGGAGCTGCGATTATTTCCCGG ATAAAGCCACTTTCTGTCAAATATGGGCTTGGTATGGAAGATCATGATAGCGAGGGCCGATTAGTGACAGCTGAATTTGATTCATTTTATCTAGTTTGTGGATATGTTCCTAATTCTGGAGATGGCTTGAAAAGACTG TCATACAGGACCACAGAATGGGATCCATCCCTCAGCAATTACATAAAA GAGCTGGAAAAGTCTAAGCCTGTAATTTTAACTGGTGATCTGAACTGTGCTCATCAAGAAATAGACATATATAATCCTGCA GGAAATAAAAGAAGTGCTGGCTTTACGATCGAAGAAAGGCAATCATTTGAGACAAACTTTTTATCTAAAGGCTTTGTGGATACCTTCAGAAGACAACACCCTGGTGTTGTCGGCTATACTTACTGGGGTTTTAGGCACGGCGGACGCAAAACTAACAAAG GGTGGCGACTTGACTACTTCCTCGTCTCAGAATCCATAGCTGACCAGGTTCACGATTCGTACATTCTCCCTGACGTGCATGGTAGTGATCATTGTCCCATTGGTCTTGTTCTAAAGTTGTAG